A window of Coturnix japonica isolate 7356 chromosome 2, Coturnix japonica 2.1, whole genome shotgun sequence contains these coding sequences:
- the FIGNL1 gene encoding fidgetin-like protein 1, producing MEAPTHGTAQLSDWQKSYFAIASGTCTPGQKADEYRAKILRIQYAWANSEISQVCAANLFKKYAEKYSAIIDSDNIETGLNNYAENILTLAKCQQNDSDKWQSALTTENVFGLKCVQERMQAGRKVQSSQMAPTDALVLADKGVSASAASCIPRLGAFSSTGESERCAGSSKCASRGPHLPEHPLSSKSLQSNVPPVTKTSDVPPASSASLSEQIHTGFQAAPLFGNKEMTSGASLKIPGNCSDGQNVSLPNQSAVQAWSGKRKAFYGLTDTGSAATSSLAPCKASSTTEANSFSGNRNGSEESGVPGFRTAKEQLWVDQQKKPQSLQQRAPVSSYGGVKKSLGAGRSRGPFSKFVPPVPKQDGNENGGVQCKPHARGPTDPLLPIDERLKSIEPKMVELIMHEIMDHGPPVNWDDIAGVEFAKATIKEIVVWPMLRPDIFTGLRGPPKGILLFGPPGTGKTLIGKCIACQSGATFFSISASSLTSKWVGEGEKMVRALFAVARCQQPAVIFIDEIDSLLSQRGDGEHESSRRIKTEFLVQLDGATTSSEDRILVVGATNRPQEIDEAARRRLVKRLYIPLPEASARKQIVTRLMSKEHNCLSEEEIELIVKQSDGFSGADMTQLCREASLGPIRSLQSMDITTIMPEQVRPIAFVDFESAFGTVRPSVSLKDLELYETWNRTFGCGR from the coding sequence ATGGAGGCCCCGACGCATGGCACCGCACAACTGAGCGACTGGCAGAAAAGTTACTTTGCTATTGCCTCTGGCACCTGCACACCCGGACAGAAGGCTGATGAGTACCGTGCCAAAATTCTGCGTATTCAGTATGCATGGGCAAACTCGGAGATCTCTCAGGTCTGTGCTGCCAACCTCTTTAAAAAGTATGCGGAGAAATACTCTGCAATTATTGACTCTGACAACATAGAGACTGGCTTGAATAActatgctgaaaacattttgactTTGGCAAAGTGTCAGCAAAATGACAGTGACAAGTGGCAATCTGCCTTGACAACAGAGAATGTATTTGGATTGAAGTGTGTGCAAGAAAGGATGCAGGCTGGCAGAAAGGTCCAGAGCTCTCAGATGGCACCAACAGATGCCCTTGTACTAGCTGATAAAGGGGTCAGTGCCTCTGCTGCTTCATGCATTCCTAGGCTCGGTGCTTTTAGCAGCACCGGTGAGAGCGAACGCTGTGCTGGCTCATCAAAATGTGCGAGTCGGGGCCCACATCTCCCTGAGCATCCCTTATCTTCAAAGTCTCTCCAAAGCAATGTGCCTCCTGTGACCAAAACTTCAGATGTACCTCCTGCATCTTCTGCCTCCTTAAGTGAACAGATTCATACAGGGTTCCAGGCAGCACCGCtgtttggaaataaagaaatgacaagTGGTGCTTCTCTGAAAATTCCAGGTAACTGTAGTGATGGGCAAAATGTGTCTCTTCCCAATCAGTCAGCTGTACAAGCATGgtctgggaaaagaaaagcattttatggCTTGACTGATACAGGCAGCGCTGCCACTTCTAGCCTTGCTCCATGCAAGGCTTCCAGTACTACTGAAGCCAACAGTTTTTCAGGGAATAGAAATGGAAGTGAAGAGAGCGGTGTTCCTGGTTTTAGAACTGCAAAAGAACAGCTGTGGGTAGATCAGCAAAAGAAACCTCAAAGCCTACAACAGCGTGCACCAGTCTCATCATATGGAGGTGTAAAAAAGTCACTGGGTGCTGGTAGATCTCGGGGTCCATTTAGCAAGTTTGTTCCTCCAGTCCCAAAACAGGATGGAAATGAAAACGGAGGAGTGCAGTGTAAACCTCATGCCAGGGGTCCAACGGATCCTTTGCTTCCTATAGATGAACGACTGAAAAGTATAGAACCAAAAATGGTAGAACTCATTATGCATGAGATCATGGACCACGGGCCTCCTGTGAACTGGGATGACATTGCTGGAGTTGAATTTGCTAAAGCTACAATAAAAGAAATTGTAGTCTGGCCTATGCTGAGGCCAGACATCTTTACTGGGTTACGTGGTCCTCCTAAAGGAATTCTTCTCTTTGGTCCTCCTGGAACTGGCAAGACTCTCATAGGCAAATGCATTGCTTGTCAGTCTGGAGCCACTTTTTTTAGCATCAGTGCCTCTTCTCTGACTTCCAAATGGGTAGGTGAGGGGGAAAAGATGGTCCGTGCGCTGTTTGCTGTGGCACGATGTCAACAGCCAGCAGTGATTTTCATCGATGAAATTGATTCTCTGTTATCACAGCGAGGGGATGGGGAGCACGAGTCTTCAAGgagaataaaaactgaatttctggTCCAGTTAGATGGGGCAACAACCTCCTCTGAAGATCGTATTCTGGTGGTTGGTGCAACAAATCGGCCTCAGGAAATCGATGAGGCTGCCCGAAGGAGACTTGTGAAGAGACTGTACATTCCTCTTCCAGAAGCTTCAGCTAGGAAGCAGATTGTTACTCGTCTGATGTCAAAGGAGCACAACTGTCTCAGTGAAGAGGAAATTGAGCTTATAGTTAAGCAATCAGATGGGTTTTCTGGTGCAGACATGACACAGCTGTGTCGTGAAGCTTCTC